TAAATTGTTCCGTCTTCGTAATAAAGGCGTTAAGCCTGTGCGTGGCGGTCCAGTGGGTGATTTGATTTGTAAGGCTGTGATCGAAACACCAGTGAACCTAACGTCTCGTCAAAAAGAGTTATTCACAGAGTTGTCTGAAAGCATGGGAGAGGGAACAAATCACTCGCCTAAGCAAAAAAATTGGTTTGACGGTGTGAAGCGTTTCTTTGACGACATTAAGAAATAAAAGATTTGTTATTCCTATCGTTTAAAAAAGGCGCCTATTTGGCGCCTTTTTCTTTTAGTAAATAGTCAATATAGTTGCGTAGTAAATTGGCGGCATTGGTGAAGCTTTTATTGTTCGGAATAATAAAGTCCGATTTGCTGCGAATATCTATCGTCTTTAGTGAGGCTTGGCGTACATGACGCATATAGCGGCTGGTTACTTCGTTCACATCTCGACCACGCTCAGCGATGTCTCGCTTCAGTCGTCGAACGATAGCGATGTCCATGTCGGTGTCGACGTAGAGTAGGTAGTCAACGGCATCACGAATGCCAGCGTCTTGAAACATCATATGACCTTCTACCAATACAATGTGAGTAGGGTCTAAATTTCGGTACCCTATACGTTTGTGTTGTGAGTGATCATAAACAGGAATTTCGTTTGGTTGCTGGCGGTTTTTACAGTTATGAATGGCCAGCGTTATGCTCTCAAGGTCTAACGAGTTTAGGTCGTCAAAGTTGTATACATCTGGGTCAATACTGCCACACCCATTATAGAAACTGTCTTGGCAAAGAACGGTGATTTTATCGCCTTGACCTTCCGCTAATAGAGAGCATAGTCGGCTTTTTCCGCTGCCGGATACGCCTGTGATGCCAATAACAAGAGCCATGAATTACCTCAATAAATAAAGTTTTGATGCTCCTTTGGTTGAAGGAGTTTATAGTGTCGTATTATATATCAGGTTTGTCTTTTTTTGCCCAGTCAAACTGGAACATGACATCTCATTGGGAAAAAGGTTAATGTCTAGAAAATTTACTTCAGTGTTTGCTGTGTTGATTCTTGTTTTAGTGGGAATGACGACGGTTGTAA
This genomic stretch from Marinomonas primoryensis harbors:
- a CDS encoding uridine kinase family protein, producing the protein MALVIGITGVSGSGKSRLCSLLAEGQGDKITVLCQDSFYNGCGSIDPDVYNFDDLNSLDLESITLAIHNCKNRQQPNEIPVYDHSQHKRIGYRNLDPTHIVLVEGHMMFQDAGIRDAVDYLLYVDTDMDIAIVRRLKRDIAERGRDVNEVTSRYMRHVRQASLKTIDIRSKSDFIIPNNKSFTNAANLLRNYIDYLLKEKGAK